The genomic DNA CACGAATATAGTTACCAGACCTTATATACTGAGCGAACAATATCGTGCTCGTATAGAACAAGTTCAACTGAGGCGCCTGACTGAAAACACCATACTGAGCATGAAATACAGTCCTATCGGTAACCGGGAATGAAATTCCTAACCTTGGAGCGAAAATATAATACGGCTTTGACGCTTTGAAATTCGCATCTGAAAAATCATACCAGTCACCCTTTGACTCAAGTATAATATTCGTCGGATCAACAAGTTGGTCTGTGTTCGGATTGATATAATCAACACGCAAACCAAGGTTCAAAATCAACTCGGGCAACTCAATCTTATCCTGAATATATGCTGCACCAACAATGGGATGCTTGGCACCGTTCCTCCCAGTGTTAACCTCTTTTTTACCAGTCACATCATAACCAATAGTATTGACAAAAGCTGTTTGATAAATGTTTTCATCCGAACCTGTCGGATTTGTTCTCCTATTCTGCGCTATATCAAGCGCCCTCAAACCATAAACCCTGATCGTGTTATATCTGAAATCAAACCCTGCCTTGATCTCGTGAATTCTACCGATCTGATGCAAGATGTCAAACTTAACACCCCAATAACTTGACAAGTTCTTGCTATAGTTTGGATAAACCGTGTTTGGCTGAGCGAAAAGTGAAAACGGCCTAAACGGTTGATTTCTACCCCAGTCCCTAAGCTGTGGGTTCTTATCTTTATCTCCATATGACTCTATGTCATCCCACCAGAAATGATCACCCGTTTGAGAAAATGTCCTATACCAGCTGAACATCAATGTATAAAATGTTGAAGCAGAAATTGTATGTGTTAACTTAGCATAATATCCATGCGTTGTCTCTTCGGTCCTTGGCATTCTGTTATAGTTAAATGCGGAATAAGAATGAATGTATTCTCTATCCGTTCTGAAGAAAGATGTCCCACCAACCCTTAAGTTAAAGGGCTTAAAATCAAAAACGACATTCCCATTGAAAAGCCACCTTGAAGTGGAGTTACCTCTTAAGATGCCAGCAGGAATGTTGATGTTGAAGGTATCCTGCGCTTCAACAACCGTAGCTTGAACCCCGTTATAGAATGAGGGTCGTCTGTTTCTCATGAAAGTTCTCTCAAGCGCAAAGAAAAATCTTATCCTGTCAAAACCTGGCACAATCGGACCACCTAAACTCAATGAATACAAGCTGTAACCTTGTGAGTAAGCACCAGTAAGAACATTCTTCTTATGGAAGTTTGGATTGCCCGTCTCCCTGCTTCTAAAGAAACCACCATATTCATCGGTTATCACTTCAAGTGTAGCCGAGTATCTTGAACCACCTGTCTTCGTAGTCGTCACGACAACGCCCGACATAGCATAACCATATTCGGCATTGAAACCACCAGCTTGATATGAAACCTCCTCAATCGCTGTTGTTACAACTTCCCCAGTTCTCGCATAGTTATAAGGGTTATTGAAATAAACACCATCAACATAATATGCAACCTCTTCACTCCTACCGCCTCTGACGTAAATTGTCCCACCAACTTGAACTACACCGGTTTGAATTGCAACCACACTCGTATAACCACGCAACGGCATATTTTGAACATCTTCTGCACGAACAACCCTTATCTCGTTTGTTGCGTTCTTTTGAATAAGCGGTCTTTCAGCAACTACCTCAACCGTTGGAACCTGAATCGCCTCGCTTGGCAATTCAAAATTAACCTCCGTCGTCAAACCAACAGTGACACGGACATTTCTAATGGTTATCGTTTGATATCCAACATAACTTGCTTTTAATGTGTAAATTCCAGGCGGGACATTAAGTATCACATAGTTACCGTTTAGGTCTGTTGACGCACCAAGCGTTGTTCCCTCAATTATGACATTTGCCCCTATCAATGGCTCTTTCGTTTCTCTGTCAACAACTTTACCTGCAATTTTACCGACTTGCGCCAACAATAACCCCGGAAGGATAAGCATCACGGTGAGAATTAACAATTTGCGATACATATCTTTACTCCTCCTGATATGTTTGTTTTAAATTTGGAAAGCCGTTAAGCGGGAATTATCATCACAGAAGCAACATAAAGACAAGACAACAAACTGTAACATTTCACTCAACCTCACGCGAAAATTTTGTTTTAAATTCTCGTTCTCATCAAACCAATTAAAATATAACACATAAATTTTTCTTTGTCAAGTTTTCCCAAGCCCTTTTTTATGAATGCCATCAAAAATTGTGCCACAATTACAACTTGACGACCCTGACATCAAAAATCCCATCAACGGATGATATCTCCTTCAAAACTTCCTGAGGTATCTCGCTATCAACGCTCATGACCGTTAAAGCCTTTTGACCTACCCCATATCTACCGAGAGAAAGACCTGCAATGTTAATATTTGAACGAGCAAGGATTGAGCTTACCGCAGCGAGCATCCCGGGTCTATCAATGTTTGAATAAACAAGTAGAATGCCCTCCGGCTTGAATTCAAAATGAAATTCATCCATTCCAACAATTCTGACATCGCTGTTTCCGAAACAAGTTCCCGAGATGGACCTCGTTTCCTTGTCAGTTTTAACCTCAAAATTTAAAAGATATGTGTAATTGCCCCAGCTCTCCCCGGTCTTCTCACTTATGTTAAGCCCCATTTCCTTTGCCAAAACGGGAGCGTTTATGTAATTTATCGGCTCACTCATCAAATAATTCAACAGACCCTTCAAAAATGCCGAGATCAAAATCTGTGAAGAATTTTTCAAGACATCACCTGTAAATGAAGCCCTGATACTTAAAAGTTTACCCTTTAAAAGTTGCGCATGCAAAAGCCCGATCTTCTCTGCAAGCAAAAGATATGGTTTTATCTCTTCATTCATAGCAAGTTGCAAAATTTCCGCATTCACAGCCCCAACAATAGCACGACCTTTTAAAGCATCCGCAATTTGATGCGCTATCTGAATTGCAACCTTCTCCTGCGCCTCTTCAGTAGCTGCTCCAAGATGCGGAGTTACTATAACCTTTGGATGCTTTATCAAGGGATGGTCCTTGGGCGGTGGCTCCTCGGAAAAAACATCAAGCGCAGCACCAGCAACCTGACCCGATTCTATCGCCTCAAGAAGAGCCATCTCATCAATTATCCCTCCCCTGGCACAATTTATAATCCTAACCCCCCTTTTACACTTTGCAAGCTCTTCACGCCCAATCATTCCCCTTGTCTCATCATTCAAAGGCACATGAACAGTTATAAAATCGCTCCGCCTGTAAATCTCATCAAGATTTGAAACAAGCTCAACCCCAAACTTTAACGCAACCTCCGAGGATAAAACAGGGTCATATCCTATTACATTCATCCCAAATGCCTTACACCTGAGTGCAACCTCGCGACCTATCCGCCCAAGCCCAATTATACCGATCGTTTTACCATATAGCTCAACCCCCATAAACTTCTTTCTTTCCCAATTCCCTGCCTTAAGGTCATCATTCGCCTGCGGTATGTTTCTAGCAAGCGCAAGAATTAAACTCATAGTATGCTCAGCGGTTGAAATCGTATTTCCACCCGGTGTGTTCATAACGATTATCCCCCGCCTCGTAGCTGCTTCAACATCAATGTTATCAACCCCAACCCCAGCTCGTCCGATTATCTTCAAATTCCTTGCCTCATTGATTATGTCAGCCGTAATCTTAGTCCCGCTTCTTACAATCAAAGCCACATAATCGTTTATTATCCGCTTTATCTCATCACGCGGAATCCCTGGCTTAAGGTCAACTTCAAAACCTTCACCTTTTAAAATGTTAACACAACTTTCCTCAATTGGATCTGTTATCAAAATCTTCATACCCAAACAAAAAATTTATTTTCAATGACAACAATTTGGAAATTCATCGTCTTCGTTCCTTTTTTCAACCACGCCTTCAAACTCAGCGAAAACCCTTTGAACAGCCCTAACGCCATCGCCAGGATTAAACCCCTCATAACCGACATCCTTTAAAGCCATCTCAAGCGCAGATATAACACCAACTATATCAAGCTCATCGTAATATCCAAGATGTGAAATTCTAAAAATTTTATCCTTCAAATGCTCCTGTCCACCAGCAACCGTTATCCCATATTTATACTTTAAAACCTTTTGAAATTCTTTTCTATCAATTCCGTCCGGGAAATAAACGGCTGTCACGGCATGCGAAGGTGGATGTCCAAACAATCTAAGTCCAAGCGCTTTGCAACCTTCTCTGACGGCAAGCGAAAGTTTTTCATGTCTTATCCATATATTCTCCAAACCCTCTTCCCTTATCATCTTCAAAGCCACATCAAGCGCAACTATAAGCGCAATACCCGGAGTCCAAGGCGTATCCCCATTTTGGAGTGCCTTTTTAGCTTTCTTCAAACTGAAATAATACTTCGGCAAATTGGAACGCTCAACCATCTCCCAAGCTCTTTCACTCAACGCTATGAACGAAAGCCCTGGCGGTATCATCAACCCTTTCTGTGAACCTGTGATGACAACATCAAGCCCCCACTCGTCCATATACAGCTCATGCGCACCAACAGAGGTTATACCATCAACGACCGTAACAGCGTTTGAATTCTCGCTGACAATCTTTGCTATCTCCTTAACATCAGTAAAAACCCCAGTTGATGTCTCGCTATGCGTCAAGAAAACTGCTTTGACATCAGGATTTCTCTTTAATTCCGTTTCAATTTCTTCAGGTGTGACAGCCCTCCCCCATTCAATTTTAATTTCAATTGCCTCTACTCCATATGCCCTGCATATCTCCCCCCATCTTTCTCCAAATTTCCCACCATTGACAAATATCGCCTTATCACCACTTGAAAGCAAATTTGCAACAGCTGCCTCCATAGCCCCAGTCCCACTGCTCGTCAAAGTATAAACATCTTGCTTCGTCTGGAAAAGATATTTTAAGTTTTCATTAACCCTTGAAAAAATCTCAATAAATTCCGGATTCCTGTGATGAATTATCGGTTGAGCAAGTGCAAGCGAAACTTCCTCTGGAATAGGCGTCGGTCCAGGTGTAAAAAGTCGCTTTTTCATCTTTTCCTATTTCTCCACCTTTGTTTTTTTGAAAATAAAAATTTTGAAAGCCATTGTCAAGAGCTTCTTAAACTTTTGATATTTGCATAAAAAATTTTTTAATTTTAAATCAAAAAGGGCAAAAATGATTGATCTAACTGGGCGAGTCGCCTTGATCACAGGCGGTTCAAGAGGAATTGGAAGGGCAACCGCAATTTTATTCGCAAAGGCAAATGCAGATGTAGCGATCACTTATCTAAAAAACGACGAATCAGCAAACCAAGTCATCAAACAAATTAAAGAACTTGGAAGAGAAGCAATAGCTGTGAAAGGAAATGTCGGTAAAAGCGAAGATGTAAAAAGAATGGTCAAAGAAGTCCTTGAACGCTTCGGAAAAATTGATATACTCGTGAACAACGCTGGAATATGGACATACGGCGCTATCGGCGAGATGAGCGAAGAAACTTGGGATGAAACGATGGAAGTGAACTTGAAAAGTGTATATCTGTTTTCAAATGAAGTCGTCCCCATAATGAAAAAACAAAAATGGGGAAGGATTATAAACATCTCCTCAACCGCTGGTCAACGGGGAGAAGCATTTCACTCACATTACGCTGCATCAAAAGGTGCAATAATTGCCTTTACAAAATCACTTGCTGTTGAACTTGCGAAATATAACATACTTGTAAACTGTGTTGCCCCCGGCTGGGTGAACACTGACATGTGCGCTGAGGTCTTCAGCGATCCAAATTTCGTTGAACAAGTAAAAAGCACAATCCCACTAGGAAGAATTCCAGAACCAGAGGAAATCGCAGGACCTATAGTTTTCCTTGCGTCCGAACTCGCAAACTGGATAACTGGAGCAACGATAAGCGTAAATGGTGGCTCAGTCCTTTGTTATTAAAAATAAACGAACCCAATAAAAATGGAAAAATCAAAAACAAATCCAAACAAAGATTCTTATGGGAAAAATCTAATGGGAATTGAAATTTTTGTCCGCTCTTTAATTGAAGAAAATGTTGAAGTTATCTTCAGTTGCCCTGGAAACGCAGTCCTCGGAATACTTGATGCTATACTTGAAATCTCCGAAATTAAAATTGTGCTAACAAGACATGAACTTGGGGCGGTTTTTTCAGCAAGTGGTTATGCAAGGGCAACGGGAAAACCAGGAGTTGTGCTTGCCTCCTCAGGACCTGGAGCGTCAAACCTCGTAACTGGAATAGCAGATGCAAATATGGACTCTGTTCCACTGGTCATTTTCACAGCACAAGTTCCAACAAAATTAATTGGGAACGAGACATTTCAAGAAGTTGACATAGTTGGGATAACAAGACCTATAACAAAACATAATTTCCTTGTCACTAAAATAGAAGAATTGACAAACATTATAAAATCCGCTTTTTACATTGCAACAACCGGCAGACCAGGTCCTGTATTGGTTGATTTGCCAAGGGATATACTCGCTGAAAAGTTCACATTTGACTATCCCGAAAAAGTGAACCTTCGCGGTTATAACCCAATCTATTCGGCACACTCAGGGCAAATAAAAAGAGCAGCAGAGATAATAAACAATTCTTCAAGACCTGTTATAATAGCAGGTGGTGGTGTCATCATAAGCAATGCCTTTGGTGAATTGAGGGAGCTCGCAAGGAGAATAAACTCACCAGTTACAACTACACTTATGGGTCAAGGTGTTTATCCCGAGGATGACCCTCTATCACTTGGTATGCTTGGGATGCACGGAACTTGGTATGCAAACACTACTGTAAACGAGTCCGACTGCGTAATTGCCATCGGCTCACGGCTTGATGAAAGAGTTACAGGGGACTTCAACAAATTCGCTCCAAAAGCAAAAAAAATTCATATTGATATTGACCCAGCTTCAATAAGCAAAAATGTCAAAGCCGATGTTCCAATCGTCGGCGATGTCAAGGACGCTTTAAAAAAACTAATCCCTCTTGTGAAAAATTTAAATAACGAAGAATGGCTATCGCAGATCAAAAAATGGAAAAACGAACATCCTTTGAAATACAAAGCAACCGATAAGGTCTGCGTTCAATTCGTGATTGAAAAGTTGAGGGACTTAACAGGAGCAAACGCAGTCATAGTCACAGATGTTGGACAATTCCAAATGTGGACAGCTCAGTTTTTCAAATTTCTATACCCGAGAACACACATAACAAGTGGTGGACTTGGAACAATGGGATTTTCACTCCCCGCCTCAATAGGTGTTGCAACAGCAATAAAAGATAGACCAGTAATATCAATCAATGGAAATCGCGGTTTTCAAATCAACCTGCAAGAACTTGCAACAATCAAGGCATACAACCTCCCGATCAAAATTTTAATTTTTAACGATGAACACATTGACATAACAAGACAATGGCAAGAACTACATTGGAGGAAAAGATTTGACGAGATTTTAATTGACAGTTCATGCCCCGATTTTACTAAAATAGCAGATGCTTATGGGATTCAAAGCTTTAAAGTTGAATGGGCAAGCGATGTTGAACCGACTTTGAAAAAGGCGCTCGCATTGAAAGATAAGCCAGTGTTAATTGAGTTCAAAACAATCTACGAGGAAAATATCTACCCGTATATCCCAATCGGAGGAAGTGTAAGCGATATAATTGAAGGAGGGAAATAAAATGAGACACACAATATCAATCCTCGTTGAAAACAAATTCGGTGTCCTGACAAGAATTGCTGGTCTTTTTAGTGCAAAAGGATACAACATTGAAAGTATATCCGTTGGACCAACCGAAGACCCGTCAATTTCACGGATGACAATAGTTACAAATGGGGACGACGACCAAATTGAACAGATAATAAAACATCTAAACAAATTGATTGACATACTCAAAGTCGTTGACTTGACAAATGAACCATTCGTTGAAAGGGAACTCGCCCTGATAAAAGTCAAGGTTAATCCATACACGAGAGGCGATGTAATCCAAATCTCTGATATTTTTAGAGCGAAAGTCGTTGATATAGGACCGACCACTTTAACTGTTGAGGTTACTGGGAAAAGTGACAAAATAACCGCAATGATAAATATGCTTGCGCCGTATGGGATTGTTGAACTTGCAAGGACTGGAGCTGTTGCCCTGAAGCGGGAATTTAAAGGTGAAGTTTACAGCTCAAAGGAGATAAAATTGATAAAGAAAAAATCACGCCAAAAGCCAACTGAGGACACCGAAAAAGGTTAGTTGTTTTTTAGTCACGCCAAATTTAAATTATCATTGATAATAAAGTTAAAAGGTAGATGAAAGAATTTTCAAATATACTTGTTTGCAGAACGGATAAAATTGGGGATTTGGTTTTGACCTTGCCCGTCGCAAATGCCTTGAGGGATAATTTCCCAAATGCAAATATAACTTTCCTCGTCAGCAAATACGCAAGTGAAATCGTTCAAGGTCACAAAGCAATTAACGATGTCATGATTTATGAACCTGAAATTAGCGTTTTTGAACTTGCGAAGGAGATAAGAAAAAGAAAGTTTGACCTTGCGATAGTAGTTTTCCCCGTCTTCAAAATCGCACTTGCACTTTGGATTGCTCGCGTGCCCATTAGGGTCGGCACAGGATACCGAATTTACTCGCTTCTTTTCAATGAAAGGGTTTACGAACACAGAAAATATGCACAAAAACACGAAGTTGAATATAACTTGAACCTAATAAAGAAAATCGGGGCTGAGGTCAAAGAAATAGAATTTGACCTCTTCATTCCAGATTCAGCTTTTGAAAAGGTCAAAAACATCTTATCCAAACATGGCTTAAGTGAAAAAAACTTCATCATAGTCCACCCCGGAAGCAAGGGTTCGGCGAGAGATTTAAAACCCGAAAGGTTTAAAGAACTCGTCAAAATTTTAAGTCAAGAGGGCTTTAAAATCGTCCTGACAGGTAGTGACAAAGAAAAAGAACTCACAAGCTTTGTGGCTGGCGATTTTAAAAATGTCTACAATTTCTCAGGTCTTTTCAACTTAAAAGAACTTTCAGCTCTGATCAAATTATCTTCGCTTTTTATATCAAACTCAACTGGACCTCTTCATATCGCAAGTGCCATTGGAACCCCAGTCATTGGATTTTATCCACCGATAAAAGTTATGAGCCCAAAGCGATGGGGTCCTTATACAAGCGAAAAACTCATATTCACACCAAGTCTTCCATTTGAATGTCAGAAATGCATCGGAGAAAAATGCAAGTTCTTTGACTGTATGGATTTGATAAATCTAAACGAAGTCGCAAAATCAATAAAAGAAAAACTCAGTGTTAATGTATAGCTTTTTCATAATTTTCACCATTTTGAACTTTTTCACGCAGGAGATAAAAATATTTGAAAGCAGAAAAATTGAACATAACGCTTTTAAAGTCGGCGAAAGATTGCTTTACGATGTGAAATATAAATTCATCAAAGTTGGCGAAGCAGAGGTTTCAATCCCAGAGATAATTGAATATAACGGGCGAAAATGTTACAAAGCTGTTTTTCGCGTCTGGTCCTTGCCTTTCTTCTCTATCTTCTATAAGGTTGACGATAGATATGAAACATATATTGATGTTGAGGGAATTTATCCGTGGAGATTTGAACAAAGGATAAGGGAAGGGAACTATAAACATGATTTCTTCGCCGAGTTTGACCATATAAATCTTTTAGCCAAAACATCAGAGGGAATTTATCCAATCCCGCGATATGCTCAAGATGTCTTCTCTGCTTTCTACTACGCAAGAACACAAGATTACTCGGATAAAAGAGTTGGAGAAAGGGTTAAACTTGAAAACTTCTACAAGAACAGAACTTATCCGCTTGAAATAAAATACCTTGGAAAGCAAACCGTAAAGGTCAAAGCTGGAACATTCAATTGCGTTGTAGTTGAACCGTTGATAGTTGAAGGTGGGTTATTTAAAGCGAAGGGGAGATTTCTGCTTTGGATTACAGACGATGATAAAAAAATTCCGGTGAAGATGAACGCCGAAATCCCAATCGGTAGCATTGATGGCGAACTAAGGGAGTTTTACGGAATTGAAAAGATAAACGCAAAAATTGATTGATGAGATCAAAATACGAGAAAATTGACCTTTCAAAGGTAAGGACGATTTCAATACAAAACAGACGAAGCAAGGTTAACACCTCTGAATTTGCAAAGGTATTTGACCCGAAGACGCAAAGTTTTTCGGATTTTATTGACTCACTTCCTGACATATTGGTTGCAAAGGACTTGAAAATGCTCGTTGATAAAATTGTGAATGCACACAAGAAAAACAAACTTGTCATCTTTTTAATTGGTGCACATGTGATAAAGGTTGGGCTTGCACCTTTGTTAATTGAACTTGGTAAAATCGGCGTAATAAAAGCACTTGCGATGAATAGCGCAACCGCAATCCACGATGTTGAAACGGCGCTTTTCGGACAGACATCTGAAGATGTGGCGGAAAATATAATGGATGGAAGCTTCGGAATGGCAAAGGAAACGGGTGATTTTATAAACTTAACGCTGAAGGAATATTGTGAAAATTCCGATCTCGGCTATGGCGAAGCGCTCGGTAAGAAACTAAACGATATAAATGCGCCAAATAAAGATTACAGCGTTCTCGCTTCATATTACAACTTGGACATACCAGTCACAGTTCACGCAGCAATTGGAACAGACATAGTTCACCAACAACCCACGATGGATGGTTCAGCAACAGGAGAAATGAGCTTCAGGGATTTCAAAATTTTGTGCAATGTTCTCACACAGCTTGATAGCGAAAGCGTCGTCGTAAATATCGGCTCAGCGGTGATAATGCCGGAGGTTTTCCTCAAGGCATTAACCGTTGTCCGAAACCTTGGATATAACGCTTTCGGCTTCACCACAGCAAACTTTGATATGTTAAGACACTATAGACCAACTGTCAATGTAGTTCAACGCCCAACTCAAGGCGGTGGAACTGGTCTCATGATAACAGGACATCACGAGATAATGATACCTCTTCTTGTAGCAATGATAAAAAGTAAAATTTAAGGACAAATGGAAGAAAATACGGAGAGAAGAAATTCCTTAAGGTCATCGCCAATAACTATGACATTTATAGCTCTTGGGACGGTGTTCGTCCTATATCAATTTTTCGGCTCTGGGTTGACATTTCTTTTGTTCGGTGGATTGAACGAAAGAAACGCTCAAGGGTTTCGCCTTATGACGATGCTATCCCAATTTCTTTTTATTTTTGTCCCGACATTGTTTTTCGCACGATGGCAGGAAGTTGGATTCAAAGAAATTTTTAAATTAAAAGCGCCGAATTTACTTGAGATCCTCATTGTAATTGTTGGAACGCTATCGCTTCAGAGCATCGCCCAGATTTACCTCTATATTCAAGAGTCAATTATTCCGATTGATAAATTATCCCCTATATTTGAAACCCTCCGTAAAATGATGGAACGAACATATTCAATTTTAATATCTGCAAAATCACCGCTTGAATTTGCCTATGTTGCTCTTGTCGTAGCTCTCACACCAGCAATTTGTGAAGAATTTCTATTCAGGGGTCTTGTTCAATACAATCTGTCAAAAGCGACAAACCATAAACTCGGCTTTATAATAACCGGTGTGATTTTCGCAATGTATCACGCAAATCCATTTAGCTTTATACCATTGATAGCGCTTGGGATTTACTTTGGCTACCTCGTTTATAAATCTGGAAGCATATTTCTCGCAATGCTTGCTCATTTCGTAAATAATTTCACCGCTGCTTATTCATATTTCAAATTCGGTCGTGAAGGTCTCGTCTTAACCTCGGGCTCTATGCTTTTTATGACAGCTTTCTTTTCAATGGCAATTTTTATCGCATCAATCTATGCGCTTGAAATTCTAAACCAAAACAAAACCCAATCTTAAAAATGCCCAAGTGCCCCCTTTGCGGCTTCACTTACCCCGATGGAGTAAATGTATGCCCCGACTGCAACATAAACCTGATTGATGAAAAACCTGAAATATGCATAT from Candidatus Thermokryptus mobilis includes the following:
- a CDS encoding type II CAAX endopeptidase family protein; translation: MEENTERRNSLRSSPITMTFIALGTVFVLYQFFGSGLTFLLFGGLNERNAQGFRLMTMLSQFLFIFVPTLFFARWQEVGFKEIFKLKAPNLLEILIVIVGTLSLQSIAQIYLYIQESIIPIDKLSPIFETLRKMMERTYSILISAKSPLEFAYVALVVALTPAICEEFLFRGLVQYNLSKATNHKLGFIITGVIFAMYHANPFSFIPLIALGIYFGYLVYKSGSIFLAMLAHFVNNFTAAYSYFKFGREGLVLTSGSMLFMTAFFSMAIFIASIYALEILNQNKTQS